In Xylanibacter ruminicola 23, a single genomic region encodes these proteins:
- a CDS encoding TOTE conflict system archaeo-eukaryotic primase domain-containing protein, giving the protein MPLENYQEWMAERQQLLERIRKLEVENAELRKRLGEDFVPAVQEPTAMQKLSLQEKIELFRNLFKGREDVFARRWYSKASGKSGYQPVCQNEWNRLLCDKKAHKCAECPNRQFLPLTYDDFYHHLEGKNVNGEDVIGLYVLKEDNTCNLLCTDFDDKNCEHGYQEDVLAFVDVCKSWGVPCSVERSRSGNGAHVWIFFGTPVLAVKARRLGNAILTEAMNRNGKIDFKSYDRFFPNQDTLPEGGFGNLVALPLQGNARKKGNSVFVNEYFEPYDDQWEYLLNVKKLSEDALEMILRQTSNILPLGELSKTSEIKPWEVPVATKIEKSDFSSEVVITRSNMLYIPLSQLSSKVLNHLRRIASFRNPEFYSKQAMRLSTYSTPRIISCADLTDEYLALPRGCEDVVTTLLKEKGVTYRYDDKTNHGRPISVHFIGTLRDNQQEAVNALAANSTGVLFATTAFGKTTTGIALIAKHGVNTLILVHTKALLDQWVQRLEQFLVIDDVPEVEVGKHRRKKVLSPIGTLSSAGNRLHGIIDIALLQSCMTDNEVKSFVKDYGMVIADECHHISAVNYEQVLKAVNARYVYGLTATPFRKDGHHPVLFMQCGPIRYATDAKAQMQNQTFQRLLVPRFTPFRPVSGEALSFTQVAQQLSEDEYRNLFIVKDVIEAQKEGRSPIILTDRTLHVTILAELLKPHCPNVITLVGSESIKEKRQKMEQLHSIPSTEPLVIIATGKYVGEGFDYARLDTLFLVSPIAWKGRLQQYTGRLHREFEGKKDVQVYDYIDIRVPVCESMYRKRLKGYASIGYRIRNNEMFESLFPTADLIYDGQNFVQPFISDLTQCKRSIVISCPRVKIGRNTQIAERLIDLTANGIEIVLYTKEENDDTLRLLHQGMQIITIDRLSLHTAIIDKSIIWYGSVNILGYHSIEDNLIRFKNAEIATNLLASIIEK; this is encoded by the coding sequence ATGCCATTAGAGAATTATCAGGAGTGGATGGCTGAACGGCAACAACTTCTTGAACGAATCAGGAAGCTGGAAGTCGAAAATGCCGAGTTGAGGAAACGACTTGGTGAAGATTTTGTGCCTGCTGTTCAGGAGCCGACAGCCATGCAAAAATTGTCGCTACAGGAAAAGATTGAACTGTTTCGGAATCTGTTCAAAGGACGTGAGGATGTCTTCGCCAGACGCTGGTATAGCAAAGCAAGCGGTAAGTCTGGTTATCAGCCTGTTTGTCAGAATGAGTGGAACCGTCTGCTTTGCGACAAGAAAGCTCATAAATGTGCAGAATGCCCAAATCGTCAGTTCTTGCCATTGACATACGATGACTTTTACCATCACTTGGAAGGAAAGAATGTCAATGGTGAAGATGTTATTGGCCTATATGTCCTCAAGGAGGATAATACATGCAACCTGTTATGCACCGACTTTGATGACAAGAACTGTGAACACGGCTATCAGGAAGACGTATTGGCATTCGTCGATGTGTGTAAGAGTTGGGGCGTTCCTTGTTCAGTCGAGCGTTCCCGTTCTGGCAATGGTGCTCATGTGTGGATATTCTTTGGGACTCCTGTACTGGCGGTGAAAGCCAGAAGATTGGGTAATGCCATCCTTACAGAAGCAATGAATAGAAACGGGAAGATTGATTTCAAGTCATATGACAGATTCTTTCCTAATCAGGACACATTGCCAGAGGGAGGTTTTGGTAATCTTGTAGCCCTTCCCTTACAAGGCAATGCTCGCAAAAAAGGTAACAGTGTGTTTGTGAATGAATATTTCGAGCCATACGATGATCAATGGGAGTATTTATTGAATGTGAAGAAACTCTCAGAGGATGCGTTGGAAATGATATTGAGGCAGACTTCTAACATCCTTCCACTTGGCGAATTATCAAAGACTAGCGAGATCAAGCCTTGGGAAGTCCCCGTTGCAACCAAGATTGAAAAATCAGACTTCTCGTCAGAGGTTGTTATCACTCGTTCGAATATGCTCTATATACCATTGAGCCAATTGTCATCAAAGGTTCTTAACCACCTCAGACGTATCGCCTCATTCCGCAATCCTGAATTCTATAGCAAACAGGCAATGCGACTCTCCACCTATTCAACACCACGTATCATTTCGTGTGCTGACTTAACGGATGAGTATCTTGCTTTGCCTCGTGGATGTGAGGATGTCGTCACTACATTGCTTAAAGAGAAAGGAGTTACTTATCGCTACGATGACAAGACTAATCACGGCAGACCTATTTCTGTTCATTTCATCGGCACACTCCGGGATAATCAGCAAGAGGCGGTTAATGCTTTGGCTGCAAATAGCACAGGTGTGCTCTTTGCAACGACTGCTTTCGGAAAAACGACGACAGGTATTGCTCTTATTGCCAAGCATGGCGTAAACACTCTGATATTGGTTCATACCAAAGCCTTACTTGACCAATGGGTTCAGAGATTGGAGCAATTTCTTGTAATAGACGATGTTCCTGAAGTTGAGGTTGGAAAACACAGACGGAAAAAAGTTCTTTCGCCTATTGGTACTCTTTCGTCAGCAGGAAACAGGCTTCACGGTATCATCGACATAGCCCTTTTGCAATCGTGCATGACGGATAACGAAGTAAAATCCTTTGTGAAAGACTACGGTATGGTCATAGCTGATGAATGTCATCATATATCGGCTGTAAATTACGAACAAGTTTTGAAGGCTGTAAACGCCCGATATGTATATGGTCTGACTGCGACACCATTTCGCAAAGACGGGCATCACCCCGTTCTCTTCATGCAATGTGGCCCGATCAGATATGCTACTGATGCCAAAGCCCAGATGCAGAACCAGACCTTCCAGCGGTTGCTTGTGCCTCGGTTTACTCCATTCAGACCTGTAAGTGGTGAAGCCCTTTCGTTTACTCAGGTCGCTCAGCAACTGTCAGAAGACGAATATCGTAATTTGTTTATCGTCAAGGATGTTATTGAGGCCCAAAAAGAAGGTCGTTCGCCAATAATATTAACTGACAGGACTTTGCATGTTACAATATTGGCAGAACTTCTGAAACCTCACTGCCCTAACGTGATTACTCTTGTTGGTTCTGAAAGCATCAAGGAGAAACGCCAGAAGATGGAGCAACTGCATTCTATTCCTTCCACTGAGCCACTTGTTATTATTGCCACAGGCAAGTATGTCGGCGAGGGCTTTGACTATGCCCGTCTCGATACGCTGTTTCTGGTATCGCCCATAGCATGGAAAGGCAGACTACAACAATACACTGGCCGACTGCATCGTGAGTTTGAGGGGAAAAAGGATGTGCAAGTCTATGACTATATCGACATACGAGTTCCTGTTTGCGAATCCATGTATCGTAAACGTCTGAAAGGATATGCCTCAATCGGCTATAGAATCAGAAATAATGAGATGTTTGAAAGTCTGTTCCCAACAGCAGACTTAATCTATGATGGTCAGAACTTCGTGCAACCATTTATCTCAGACTTGACTCAGTGCAAACGTTCTATAGTTATTTCATGTCCCAGAGTAAAGATTGGTAGGAACACACAAATAGCAGAGCGACTTATTGATTTAACTGCAAATGGAATAGAAATTGTACTCTATACAAAAGAAGAGAACGATGATACTCTTCGTTTGCTACATCAAGGGATGCAGATTATCACAATTGACCGTCTTTCCCTACATACTGCTATTATCGACAAGAGCATTATATGGTATGGCAGCGTCAACATCCTTGGTTACCACTCTATTGAAGACAATCTCATTAGATTCAAGAATGCTGAGATAGCCACGAATTTATTAGCCTCTATTATTGAGAAATAG
- a CDS encoding nucleotidyl transferase AbiEii/AbiGii toxin family protein — MSRWIDNNLADRLYMVNRISDLKNIDQESVEKDWWVTTVLKALFELSTSKYTYFKGGTSLSKGWNIINRFSEDIDIALYRDFFLIEKGVACARCENNNQIKMLRKASRDFVHGELKNELEKKLESIGFNVKVEAVTTHMTAEGEKPIDHDADPTVLLVHYPSIFNSGHSYVKPVVKIEISCLSMKEPFEVKHISSLISDEFKDDDGETMTDIATISPSRTFLEKAFLLNEEYQRRHPRTLRMSRHLYDLEKLMDTEYARSALQNVLLYTEIVEHRKKFYHVGGVDYSLDMPDKISFCPVGEIQNRFRSDYENMKSSFIYGNPLDFDALLKRLEELQNRFRQMVL, encoded by the coding sequence ATGAGTAGATGGATAGATAACAACTTGGCAGACCGTCTTTATATGGTCAACCGTATATCGGACTTGAAGAACATCGACCAAGAATCGGTAGAAAAAGATTGGTGGGTGACAACCGTATTAAAGGCATTGTTCGAACTGAGCACATCAAAGTACACTTATTTCAAGGGAGGTACAAGTCTGAGCAAGGGCTGGAACATCATCAACCGATTCAGTGAAGACATCGACATTGCTCTATATCGTGACTTCTTCCTAATAGAAAAAGGTGTTGCGTGTGCCAGATGCGAGAACAACAACCAGATAAAGATGCTACGAAAAGCATCACGTGACTTCGTACATGGTGAACTGAAAAATGAACTTGAAAAGAAACTGGAAAGTATAGGTTTTAACGTGAAAGTGGAAGCAGTCACAACTCACATGACTGCAGAGGGTGAAAAGCCTATTGACCATGACGCAGACCCGACAGTGCTATTGGTACATTATCCCAGCATCTTTAATTCCGGTCATTCATATGTGAAGCCCGTGGTGAAAATTGAGATCAGTTGTCTGTCAATGAAAGAACCATTTGAGGTGAAGCATATTTCTTCGTTGATTTCTGATGAGTTCAAGGATGATGACGGTGAGACAATGACCGATATTGCTACCATATCCCCATCGCGCACCTTTCTTGAGAAAGCCTTTCTCTTGAATGAAGAATACCAGCGCAGACATCCCAGAACACTTCGCATGAGCCGACACCTCTACGACTTGGAGAAACTGATGGATACAGAATACGCGAGATCTGCATTGCAGAATGTGCTTCTATATACCGAGATTGTGGAGCATCGCAAAAAGTTCTATCATGTCGGTGGCGTTGACTATTCACTGGATATGCCAGACAAGATTTCGTTTTGTCCCGTTGGCGAAATACAAAACAGATTCCGTAGTGACTACGAGAACATGAAGTCGAGTTTTATCTATGGCAATCCTTTGGACTTTGATGCACTGTTAAAGCGGCTTGAAGAGTTACAAAATCGATTCCGGCAAATGGTGTTATAA
- a CDS encoding DUF6088 family protein translates to MINRSQDGSLFFNNSFPNYDDVYVRQILSELCGQELISRISYGIYVKPMRSKFGVVFPPVGDIIKAIAKRDKAKILPTGNTAMNLLGLSTQVPMNSEYITSGSAREIKLGNRTIRLRRSVPKNFAYKGELMPVLVQALKAIGKEDLTDEHIGIIRKLLTEHPEEKTWQKDLQLAPAWIRKIVTTLKKEINHE, encoded by the coding sequence GTGATTAACAGAAGTCAGGACGGAAGTCTGTTTTTCAACAACAGTTTCCCGAATTATGATGATGTCTATGTAAGACAGATATTGTCTGAGTTATGTGGACAGGAACTGATTTCGCGAATCTCCTACGGAATCTATGTCAAGCCTATGCGGAGCAAGTTTGGCGTTGTCTTTCCTCCTGTGGGCGACATCATAAAGGCTATCGCTAAACGCGACAAAGCCAAGATCCTGCCAACAGGCAACACGGCCATGAATCTGTTAGGTCTGTCAACACAAGTACCTATGAATTCGGAGTACATAACCAGTGGCTCTGCAAGGGAGATCAAATTAGGGAATCGTACTATCCGGCTCAGGCGTAGCGTTCCCAAGAACTTTGCCTATAAAGGTGAGTTGATGCCCGTTCTTGTACAGGCACTGAAGGCTATTGGCAAAGAAGACCTGACAGACGAACATATCGGCATCATACGCAAATTGTTGACAGAGCATCCCGAAGAAAAGACATGGCAGAAGGATTTGCAACTTGCACCTGCCTGGATTCGAAAGATAGTAACAACTCTGAAAAAAGAGATTAACCATGAGTAG
- a CDS encoding helix-turn-helix domain-containing protein, which produces MENYLKELITLRTDGLVDAMKSMKEIETLFDKVTYNYRPLLNGERYLSDLEVSHRLKISRRTLQEYRDSGIVPYIKLGGKVLYRESDLEKLLEECYHPAYRKD; this is translated from the coding sequence ATGGAGAATTATCTGAAAGAGTTGATTACTTTGAGAACTGACGGCTTGGTGGATGCCATGAAGTCGATGAAGGAGATTGAGACGCTGTTTGACAAGGTTACATACAATTATCGTCCTTTGTTGAACGGAGAGCGGTACTTGTCGGATTTGGAGGTGTCGCACCGCCTGAAGATAAGCCGTCGCACATTGCAGGAGTATCGTGACAGCGGCATTGTACCTTACATCAAGTTAGGTGGAAAGGTGCTCTATCGTGAGAGTGACCTTGAAAAGCTGTTAGAGGAATGTTACCATCCTGCATACCGTAAAGATTAG
- a CDS encoding helix-turn-helix domain-containing protein, producing the protein MEIVNIEKDAYEKFAGKFDHFVKKMMEMGKRGSDKRLGEWMDNQEVCDRLRISPRTLQTLRDNGTLAYSQISHKTYYKPEDVESIMRVVADRKKDAAWRKPRKPRTNGAVMV; encoded by the coding sequence ATGGAGATTGTGAATATCGAAAAAGATGCCTACGAGAAGTTCGCAGGGAAGTTTGATCACTTCGTCAAGAAGATGATGGAGATGGGTAAGCGAGGCTCAGACAAGCGTCTGGGCGAGTGGATGGATAATCAGGAGGTATGCGACAGGTTGCGCATCAGTCCGAGAACGTTGCAGACGTTGAGGGACAACGGCACTCTGGCATATTCACAGATTAGCCACAAGACTTATTACAAGCCGGAGGATGTAGAGAGCATCATGAGGGTGGTAGCAGACAGGAAGAAGGATGCGGCATGGCGAAAGCCTCGAAAGCCCAGAACCAACGGGGCTGTAATGGTTTAG